From one Mytilus edulis chromosome 1, xbMytEdul2.2, whole genome shotgun sequence genomic stretch:
- the LOC139512041 gene encoding DNA/RNA-binding protein KIN17-like yields the protein MGKEKGGFLTPKAIANRIKSKGLQKLRWYCQMCQKQCRDENGFKCHTMSESHQRQLLLFAESPDKYIDSFSEDFFNDYVELLKRRFGKKRVNCNIVYQEYIAFKEHTHMNSTQWETLTEFVKWLGREGHCVVDETEKGWFVQYIDRDPEAIKKQEQIKAKEKMELDDEERAAKFIKDQIERASAQGQEVKQTEFTELKRENEDEKVTLSLGGLSKKRETDTVASSSKDNPLKKPPISSLENPFKKPSGSGVIKIKTEKAGQKRKSALDEIMELEKKKKENVNKKVKKDYWLHEGIMVKIVTKKLGEKYYKKKAVVKEVVDLYRAVIKLIDSGDKMKVDQSHLETVIPAQGKKVLIVNGPYRGESAILETIDEKKFSCSVSIATGPSRGRVIEGIEYEDLSKLYQP from the exons ATGGGAAAAGAAAAGGGAGGATTCCTGACACCAAAGGCAATTGCCAACAGAATAAAATCCAAAGGTTTACAGAAATTGAGATGGTATTGCCAGATGTGTCAGAAACAGTGTAGAGATGag AATGGGTTCAAATGTCACACAATGTCAGAATCACACCAGCGTCAGTTGCTATTATTTGCTGAGAGTCCAGATAAATATATAGATTCATTTTCAGA AGACTTTTTTAATGACTATGTGGAGTTATTGAAAAGACGATTTGGTAAAAAGAGAGTAAATTGTAATATTGTGTATCAAGAGTATATAGCATTCAAAGAACACACACATATGAACAGTACACAGTGGGAAACTTTAACAGAATTTGTCAAATGGCTTGGACGAGAAG GACATTGCGTGGTTGATGAAACGGAGAAAGGTTGGTTTGTACAGTATATTGATAGAGATCCGGAGGCAATAAAGAAACAAGAACAGATTAAAGCGAAAGAAAAGATGGAGCTTGATGATGAAGAGAGAGCAGCCAAGTTTATAAAGGATCAGATAGAAAGGGCATCAGCACAGGGCCAGGAAGTCAAACAGACAGAATTTACAGAACTGAAGAGGGAGAATGAAGATGAAAAAG TGACCTTAAGTCTGGGAGGACTAAGTAAAAAGAGAGAAACAGACACAGTTGCCAG TTCCAGTAAAGACAATCCACTAAAGAAGCCACCAATTTCCTCTCTAGAAAATCCTTTTAAAAAGCCATCTGGTTctggtgtaataaaaataaagacaGAGAAAGCTGGACAGAAAAGAAAATCAGCTTTAGATGAAATAATGGAA TTGGAAAAAAAGAAGAAGGAAAATGTGAACAAAAAAGTCAAGAAAGATTACTGGTTACATGAAGGAATAATGGTAAAAATTGTGACTAAAAAACTTGGAGAGAAGTATTACAAGAAGAAAGCTGTAGTGAAG GAAGTAGTTGATTTATATAGAGCAGTTATTAAGTTGATTGACAGTGGAGATAAAATGAAAGTTGACCAATCACATCTAGAGACTGTCATACCTGCACAAG GTAAAAAAGTCCTCATAGTAAATGGACCATATAGAGGAGAAAGTGCAATTCTGGAAACAATTGATGAGAAGAAATTTTCTTGTTCTGTCAGCATAGCTACA